The following proteins come from a genomic window of Accipiter gentilis chromosome 2, bAccGen1.1, whole genome shotgun sequence:
- the PYCR3 gene encoding pyrroline-5-carboxylate reductase 3, whose product MEAAELRVGFVGAGRMAGGLARGLLRAGKVPASSILASAPSDKNLDAWRESGCRTTHCNLEVLQESTLVFLATKPHILPGVLQEIRPAVGSHHIVVSLVAGVTLQTLQRLLPAGTKVLRLMPNLPCVVQAGAMVFARGSGAGDEEAALLKSLLSSCGLCEEVPESYINIHTGLSGSGVAYVYLFAEALAEGAVKMGMPGSLASRIAAQTLLGAAKMMLESGEHPAKLRGDVCTPGGTTIHALHQLEKGALRATVMNAVEAATNRARDMAED is encoded by the exons ATGGAGGCGGCGGAGCTGCGGGTGGGATTCGTGGGTGCCGGGCGGATGGCGGGCGGCCTGGCCCGGGGGCTGCTGCGGGCAG GGAAGGTAccagccagcagcatcctggccaGCGCTCCCTCAGACAAAAACCTGGATGCCTGGCGG GAGTCGGGCTGCCGGACCACGCACTGCAacctggaggtgctgcaggagaGCACCCTGGTCTTCCTGGCCACCAAACCCCACATCCTGCCGGGCGTCCTGCAGGAGATCCGTCCCGCTGTGGGATCCCACCACATCGTTGTCTCGCTGGTGGCTGGCGTCACCCTCCAGACACTGCAGCGG CTTCTCCCCGCCGGGACCAAGGTGCTGCGGCTCATGCCCAACCTGCCGTGTGTGGTGCAGGCAGGGGCGATGGTCTTCGCCCGGGGCAGTGGTGCCGGTGACGAGGAAGCCGCCCTGCTGAAGAGCCTGCTGTCCTCCTGCGGGCTCTGCGAGGAGGTCCCCGAATCCTACATCAACATCCACACCGGCCTCAGCGGCAGCGGGGTGGCCTAC GTCTACCTGTTTGCCGAAGCTTTGGCTGAGGGAGCGGTGAAGATGGGCATGCCGGGCAGCTTAGCCAGCAGGATCGCGGCTCAGACGCTGCTG GGTGCAGCGAAGATGATGCTGGAGTCAGGGGAGCACCCGGCGAAGCTGCGAGGAGATGTCTGCACGCCCGGGGGTACCACCATCCACGCACTGCACCAGCTGGAGAAGGGCGCGCTACGGGCCACCGTCATGAATGCTGTGGAGGCGGCCACCAACCGGGCTCGTGACATGGCCGAGGACTAG
- the LOC126050662 gene encoding protein brambleberry-like translates to MGVPRTPHPGQLLCLVVVRLRSSCANLSEEEEEKEDVAKLGVDLVNCPASVEGLRMYPCTPDMEGQEEQPAGWLRQRPETPIHPSLQRPALGETLITDGRHWVAQLMEDITQRMGNVSSRGAVGLREGHRVVLSDIHHAHEKDQDVYSQLESDLALLLAQQRRVEEVMEKLQQVNQSLGLMLATMEDARSRLEIHLQHLHADLNPAGWSPSAISTCILHGSYFVLLVALLVPMLPRAILLLFFLASSTLGELLGIPALSAFLALAVAGQWLVAATRRGAGGAWLVLPCKDPHHRLTSTPDREHRMELLQEELERMEMSCLEEPSCLEQPPGMAGDTPCLAGWVSPICGAWRTKLSSCGVMLEPALGTGKRWEPKPCNLSQSLASNLSLLSPRSPCQGLTKAGQQCRKKAIPGQDFCHVHSTC, encoded by the exons ATGGGGGTCCCCAGGACCCCTCACCCTGGGCAACTGCTTTGCCTG GTCGTGGTGCGGCTCCGCTCGTCCTGTGCCAACctgagtgaggaggaggaggagaaggaggacgTGGCCAAGCTGGGGGTAGACTTGGTCAACTGCCCGGCCAGCGTCGAGGGTCTCCGGATGTACCCCTGCACGCCAGACATG gaggggcaggaggaacaGCCGGCTGGGTGGCTGCGGCAGAGACCGGAGACCCCCATCCACCCCAGCCTGCAACGACCGGCACTGGGTGAGACCCTCATCACCGACGGGCGGCACTGGGTGGCCCAGCTCATGGAGGACATCACCCAGCGGATGG GGAACGTGAGCAGCCGAGGGGCCGTGGGGCTCCGGGAAGGGCACCGGGTTGTCCTGTCTGACATCCACCATGCACATGAAAAAGATCAGGATGTCTATTCCCAACTAG AGAGCGACCTGGCCCTTCTCCTGGCCCAGCAGCGCCGGGTGGAGGAGGTGATGGAGAAGCTGCAGCAGGTCAACCAGAGCCTGGGGCTGATGCTGGCGACCATGGAGGATGCACGGAGCCGGCTGGAGATCCATCTGCAGCACCTCCACGCCGACCTCAACCCAGCTG GTTGGAGCCCAAGTGCCATCTCCACCTGCATCCTACACGGCTCCTACTTTGTCCTGCTGGTCGCACTACTGGTGCCCATGCTGCCCCgtgccatcctcctcctcttcttcctcgccTCCAGCACCCTCGGCGAGCTCCTTGGCATCCCGGCACTCTCCGCTTTCCTGGCCcttgccgtggcag GGCAGTGGCTGGTGGCAGCCACCCGCCGCGGTGCTGGGGGAGCCTGGCTGGTGCTTCCCTGCAAGGACCCCCATCACCGGCTCACCTCCACCCCGGATAG GGAGCACAGAATGGAGCTgttgcaggaggagctggagaggatGGAGATGAGCTGCCTGGAAG AGCCCTCGTGCCTGGAGCAGCCCCCAGGGATGGCAGGGGACACCCCTTGCTTAGCAGGGTGGGTGTCACCCATCTGCGGTGCCTGGAGGACAAAGCTGAGCTCGTGTGGG GTGATGCTGGAGCCGGCCCTGGGTACTGGGAAACGCTGGGAGCCCAAACCCTGCAACCTGAGCCAGTCTCTGGCCAGCAACTT GTCCTTGCTGTCCCCACGGT